Proteins from a single region of Segatella copri:
- the rsxC gene encoding electron transport complex subunit RsxC, protein MNLRTFRIGGVHPEENKITAEMATQVAPLPKQAIFPLGQHIGAPAKPVVAKGDKVKVGTLIAEAGGFVSAPIYSSVSGTVFKVDTSIDATGYRKPCIIINVEGDEWEESIERSDKLETLEAHTELTPEEIVNRIKVAGVTGMGGAGFPTFIKLCPPPGAKAECVIINGVECEPYITADYRLMMEHADEILVGLNLLMKAAKVEKGYIGIEDNKPAAIKLFEDKTANDARVEIVPLAKKYPQGGEKQLVDAVIRRQVPAPPAIPVNVGAIVQNVGTAFAVYQAVMKNKPLFERYTTVTGKQVKNPGNFLVRMGTPFSQMIENCGGLPEGDNKVLAGGPMMGKAVISLDVPVTKGTNSITVLTDADAHRKKAQPCIRCAKCVDACPMGLEPYLLATLSVVKDYERLEAEEVTSCIACGSCQFTCPSHRPILDNIINGKGAVMGIIRARNAKK, encoded by the coding sequence ATGAATTTGAGAACTTTTAGAATTGGTGGAGTTCACCCAGAAGAGAATAAAATTACTGCCGAGATGGCTACTCAGGTAGCTCCTCTCCCTAAGCAGGCGATTTTCCCACTTGGTCAGCACATCGGTGCTCCTGCCAAGCCTGTAGTTGCCAAGGGCGACAAGGTGAAGGTGGGTACACTCATTGCTGAGGCTGGTGGCTTTGTGAGTGCTCCTATTTACAGTTCCGTATCAGGAACTGTGTTCAAGGTAGATACATCTATTGATGCTACCGGTTATCGCAAGCCTTGCATCATTATTAATGTAGAAGGCGATGAGTGGGAGGAGAGTATCGAACGCTCTGATAAACTCGAGACGCTTGAGGCTCATACTGAGCTTACTCCAGAGGAAATCGTAAACCGCATCAAGGTGGCTGGTGTCACCGGTATGGGTGGTGCCGGTTTTCCTACCTTCATCAAGCTTTGTCCTCCTCCAGGAGCCAAGGCTGAGTGCGTCATCATCAACGGTGTAGAGTGTGAGCCTTATATCACAGCCGACTATCGCCTGATGATGGAGCATGCCGATGAGATTCTCGTTGGCTTGAACCTCCTGATGAAGGCGGCTAAGGTAGAGAAGGGCTACATCGGTATCGAGGATAACAAACCTGCTGCCATCAAACTCTTCGAGGATAAGACTGCTAATGACGCTCGTGTCGAGATTGTACCTCTGGCTAAGAAGTACCCTCAGGGAGGTGAGAAGCAGTTGGTGGATGCCGTTATCCGCCGTCAGGTTCCTGCTCCTCCAGCTATTCCTGTCAACGTTGGAGCAATTGTTCAGAATGTAGGTACTGCCTTCGCTGTTTATCAGGCAGTTATGAAGAATAAACCTCTCTTCGAACGCTATACTACCGTAACCGGTAAGCAGGTGAAGAACCCAGGCAACTTCCTCGTACGTATGGGTACTCCATTCTCTCAGATGATTGAGAATTGCGGAGGTTTGCCTGAGGGTGACAACAAGGTGCTGGCTGGTGGTCCGATGATGGGTAAGGCTGTAATCAGCCTCGATGTACCGGTAACCAAGGGTACCAACTCCATCACCGTATTGACCGATGCTGATGCTCATCGCAAGAAGGCTCAGCCATGTATCCGCTGTGCCAAGTGTGTGGATGCCTGCCCAATGGGCCTGGAGCCATACTTGCTCGCTACCCTGAGCGTAGTGAAGGATTATGAGCGCCTGGAGGCAGAGGAGGTAACATCCTGCATCGCCTGCGGTTCATGCCAGTTCACCTGTCCTTCACATCGTCCTATCCTCGATAACATCATCAATGGTAAGGGTGCGGTAATGGGCATTATCAGAGCTCGCAACGCTAAGAAGTAA
- a CDS encoding RnfABCDGE type electron transport complex subunit D, whose protein sequence is MGKLIVSLSPHAHGNESVEKNMYGVIIALVPAILASFYFFGLGSAVVLLTSVAACVFFEWAITKYLLKEETSLLDGSAIITGLLLGMNLPSNLPLWLIIIGALFAIGVGKMSFGGLGNNPFNPALVGRCFLLVSFPAQMTSWPVAGQMLSYTDATTGATPLAIMKTAIKTGDASVLNQLPDALSLLFGATGDTFGAGTTGEVCAVALLLGLAYMLWKKIITWHIPVSIIATVFVFSGLMHLANPVYANPLAVIFSGGLMLGAIFMATDYVTSPMTHKGMLIYGVCIGLLTIIIRNWGSYPEGMSFAILIMNAFTPLINTYVKPKRFGEKAAKK, encoded by the coding sequence ATGGGAAAATTAATCGTTTCATTATCGCCACATGCTCATGGAAATGAGAGCGTAGAGAAGAACATGTACGGAGTGATTATCGCTCTCGTGCCTGCCATCCTCGCATCTTTCTATTTCTTCGGCTTGGGTTCAGCAGTCGTACTGCTCACCTCTGTGGCAGCCTGCGTCTTCTTTGAGTGGGCAATTACAAAATATCTCCTGAAGGAGGAGACCAGCTTGCTCGATGGTTCTGCCATCATTACCGGTCTCTTGCTCGGCATGAACTTGCCTAGTAACCTTCCTCTCTGGCTCATCATCATCGGTGCCCTGTTTGCCATCGGTGTAGGTAAGATGAGCTTCGGCGGTCTGGGTAACAATCCTTTCAATCCTGCGCTGGTTGGACGTTGCTTCCTGCTCGTCAGCTTCCCTGCTCAGATGACTTCATGGCCTGTTGCCGGACAGATGCTCAGCTATACAGATGCAACAACGGGTGCTACTCCGCTGGCTATCATGAAGACAGCCATCAAGACGGGCGATGCTTCAGTTCTCAACCAGTTGCCTGATGCGCTGAGCCTGCTCTTCGGTGCTACAGGCGATACTTTCGGTGCCGGAACTACCGGTGAGGTTTGTGCTGTTGCGCTCTTGCTCGGTTTGGCTTACATGCTCTGGAAGAAAATCATCACCTGGCATATTCCTGTCAGTATCATCGCTACAGTATTCGTATTCAGCGGTTTGATGCATTTGGCTAATCCTGTTTATGCCAATCCTCTGGCTGTCATCTTCAGTGGTGGTCTGATGCTCGGTGCCATCTTCATGGCTACTGATTATGTAACCTCTCCAATGACTCACAAGGGCATGCTTATCTATGGTGTATGCATCGGTCTGCTGACCATCATCATCCGTAACTGGGGTAGCTATCCTGAAGGTATGTCGTTCGCCATTCTTATCATGAATGCGTTCACACCTCTTATTAACACATACGTTAAACCAAAGCGCTTCGGTGAGAAGGCTGCTAAGAAATAA
- a CDS encoding RnfABCDGE type electron transport complex subunit G, with the protein MQKLESSLKNMVLVLVGVALIVGAVLAYINHLTSGPIAEKAAQSLAAGIKSVMGTEELQVAEPEEVKQEFGGKEFSFTIHKCSDKSGKQLGAAVESTTGGFGGDLKVLVGFDTEGKIMGYTVLQASETPGLGAKAATWFQKDGKGSIIGKTPKDGDLHVSKDDKSGNAVDAITASTITSRAFLKAINQAYAVYAKKNVDGESGASQKADAESGTSKVEHNEKKG; encoded by the coding sequence ATGCAGAAATTAGAATCATCATTAAAGAACATGGTGCTTGTGCTGGTGGGCGTAGCGCTCATCGTAGGTGCTGTTCTTGCATATATCAATCATCTTACATCTGGTCCTATCGCCGAGAAGGCTGCACAGAGTCTGGCTGCCGGTATCAAGAGTGTGATGGGTACTGAAGAACTCCAGGTGGCTGAACCTGAAGAGGTGAAGCAGGAGTTTGGTGGTAAGGAATTCTCTTTCACCATCCACAAGTGCTCAGACAAGAGCGGCAAGCAGCTGGGTGCTGCCGTAGAGAGTACTACCGGTGGTTTCGGTGGCGATCTGAAGGTGCTCGTAGGCTTCGATACTGAGGGAAAGATTATGGGTTATACCGTGCTTCAGGCTTCAGAGACTCCTGGTCTGGGTGCCAAGGCTGCTACCTGGTTCCAGAAGGACGGAAAGGGTAGCATCATCGGCAAGACTCCAAAGGATGGCGATCTCCACGTAAGCAAGGACGATAAGAGTGGCAATGCAGTAGATGCCATCACCGCTTCTACCATTACCAGCCGCGCCTTCCTCAAGGCTATCAATCAGGCTTATGCCGTTTATGCCAAGAAGAATGTTGACGGCGAGAGCGGTGCATCTCAGAAAGCAGATGCAGAGAGTGGTACATCTAAAGTTGAACATAACGAAAAGAAAGGATAA
- the rsxE gene encoding electron transport complex subunit RsxE yields MSNVKILMNGLIKENPTFVLLLGMCPTLATTTSAINGLSMGLATMAVLICTNFVISCIKKITPDMVRIPVFIVVIAAFVTILQMLMSAYAPDSINQALGIYIPLIVVNCIILGRAESFAAKNSPIASLFDGIGCGLGFTLGLTILGSAREILGAGSVFGITLLPETTNILMFILPPGAFLTLGYIIAIFNKVKK; encoded by the coding sequence ATGAGTAATGTTAAGATTTTGATGAACGGACTCATCAAGGAGAATCCAACCTTCGTGTTGCTTCTCGGTATGTGTCCTACTTTGGCTACAACAACCAGCGCCATCAACGGTCTCTCTATGGGATTGGCTACCATGGCGGTGCTGATTTGTACCAACTTTGTTATTTCCTGTATCAAGAAGATTACCCCGGATATGGTTCGCATCCCTGTTTTCATCGTAGTGATTGCAGCCTTCGTAACCATCCTTCAGATGTTGATGAGCGCTTATGCTCCCGACAGCATCAATCAGGCGCTGGGTATTTATATTCCGCTGATTGTAGTAAACTGTATCATCCTGGGTAGAGCAGAGAGCTTTGCTGCCAAGAATTCGCCTATTGCCAGCCTCTTCGATGGCATTGGTTGCGGTTTGGGTTTCACCCTCGGTTTGACCATACTGGGTAGTGCCCGCGAGATTCTCGGCGCAGGTAGTGTATTCGGTATCACTCTGTTGCCGGAGACTACCAACATTCTGATGTTCATCCTGCCTCCTGGAGCTTTCCTCACCTTGGGTTACATCATTGCTATATTTAATAAGGTAAAGAAGTAA
- the rsxA gene encoding electron transport complex subunit RsxA → MEYLLIFISAIFVNNIVLSQFLGICPFLGVSKKVDTAIGMGGAIAFVLTLATIITWCVQKYVLDPFGLQYLQTLAFILVIAALVQMVEIILKKVSPALYQALGIFLPLITTNCAVLGVAILVIQKDYNLLESVVYAFSTALGFALALIVFAGIREQQALVRIPKGMQGVAIVMVTAALLSLAFMGFSGVDGGLKSLFGLE, encoded by the coding sequence ATGGAATATTTATTGATATTTATCTCTGCGATATTCGTCAACAACATCGTCTTGTCGCAGTTTCTCGGTATCTGTCCATTCCTGGGCGTATCGAAGAAAGTTGATACAGCCATCGGTATGGGTGGTGCCATCGCTTTTGTCTTGACCCTGGCAACCATCATTACCTGGTGTGTTCAGAAGTATGTACTCGATCCGTTCGGATTGCAATATCTCCAGACCCTGGCATTCATCCTCGTGATTGCAGCCTTGGTTCAGATGGTAGAGATTATCCTGAAGAAGGTTTCGCCTGCACTTTATCAGGCACTCGGTATCTTCCTGCCTTTGATTACTACCAACTGTGCCGTGCTGGGTGTAGCCATCCTGGTTATCCAGAAGGATTACAATCTGCTAGAGAGCGTGGTTTACGCCTTCTCTACCGCTCTCGGCTTTGCCCTGGCTCTCATTGTCTTTGCCGGCATTCGCGAGCAGCAGGCTTTGGTCCGTATTCCTAAGGGCATGCAGGGCGTAGCTATCGTCATGGTAACTGCAGCGCTCCTCAGCCTCGCCTTCATGGGATTCTCGGGCGTAGATGGCGGTTTGAAATCGCTCTTCGGATTGGAGTAA
- a CDS encoding tagaturonate reductase, with protein sequence MKELKALNKRTAPKSVAPEKIIQFGEGNFLRAFVDWIVWNMNKKTDFNGSVVVVQPLAGGMVDWLNGQDCLYHVNLQGKENGQAINTLERIDVISRALNPYSQNQAFMALAEQPEVRFIISNTTEAGIAFDDSCKFTDAPAASYPGKLVQLLFHRYKFFEGDPTKGMILMPCELIFLNGHHLKECIYQYIELWKGDMGADYEGFKEWFTNHCYVCATLVDRIVPGFPRDTIKEIQQKVCYKDNLVVKAESFHLWVIEKAENMTVEQMQEEFPAHKAGLHVLITDNEKPYHERKVTLLNGPHTVLSPVTYLSGVNIVRDACEHPVLGKYIHKVQFEELMQTLNLPMDELQKFASDVLERFENPFVDHQVTSIMLNSFPKFETRDLPGVKIYLERKGELPQGLVFGLAAIITYYKGGVREDGAPIQPNDDQKIMDKLTELWATGDTQKVAEGVLGFDYIWHEDLNKTVPGLTELVKKDLDLIQEKGMLEAVKTIL encoded by the coding sequence ATGAAAGAGCTAAAAGCATTAAACAAGCGCACTGCTCCTAAGAGCGTCGCTCCAGAGAAAATCATTCAGTTTGGTGAAGGTAACTTCCTCCGTGCATTCGTAGATTGGATTGTATGGAATATGAATAAGAAGACCGACTTCAACGGTTCTGTCGTTGTAGTTCAGCCATTGGCTGGTGGTATGGTTGACTGGCTGAACGGTCAGGACTGCCTCTATCACGTAAACCTTCAGGGTAAGGAGAACGGCCAGGCTATCAACACATTGGAGCGTATCGACGTTATCAGCCGTGCACTGAATCCATATTCTCAGAACCAGGCATTCATGGCTTTGGCTGAGCAGCCAGAGGTGCGTTTCATCATCTCTAACACTACAGAGGCTGGTATCGCATTCGATGACTCTTGCAAGTTTACAGATGCTCCTGCTGCTTCTTATCCAGGCAAGTTGGTTCAGCTCTTGTTCCACCGCTACAAGTTCTTCGAGGGCGACCCAACCAAGGGTATGATCCTGATGCCTTGTGAGCTGATCTTCCTGAACGGTCACCACCTCAAGGAGTGCATCTATCAGTATATCGAGCTCTGGAAGGGCGATATGGGTGCTGATTACGAAGGCTTCAAGGAGTGGTTCACCAACCACTGCTACGTTTGCGCTACATTGGTAGACCGCATCGTTCCTGGTTTCCCACGCGATACCATCAAGGAGATTCAGCAGAAGGTTTGCTACAAGGACAACCTCGTGGTTAAGGCAGAAAGCTTCCACCTCTGGGTTATCGAGAAGGCAGAAAATATGACAGTAGAGCAGATGCAGGAGGAGTTCCCAGCTCATAAGGCAGGTCTCCACGTGCTTATCACAGATAATGAGAAGCCATACCACGAGCGTAAGGTTACCCTGCTGAATGGTCCTCACACCGTATTGAGCCCTGTTACATACCTCAGCGGTGTAAACATTGTTCGCGATGCCTGCGAGCACCCAGTATTGGGCAAGTACATCCACAAGGTACAGTTTGAGGAGTTGATGCAGACTCTGAACCTCCCTATGGATGAGCTGCAGAAGTTCGCTTCTGACGTATTGGAGCGTTTCGAGAATCCATTCGTAGATCATCAGGTAACCAGCATCATGCTCAACTCATTCCCTAAGTTTGAGACTCGCGACCTGCCTGGTGTCAAGATTTATCTTGAGCGTAAGGGCGAGTTGCCACAGGGTTTGGTATTCGGTCTCGCAGCTATCATCACTTACTATAAGGGTGGTGTTCGCGAGGATGGTGCTCCTATCCAGCCAAACGATGACCAGAAGATTATGGACAAGCTCACCGAGCTTTGGGCTACTGGCGATACCCAGAAGGTAGCTGAGGGCGTATTGGGCTTCGACTATATCTGGCACGAGGATTTGAACAAGACAGTTCCTGGCCTTACCGAGTTGGTTAAGAAAGATCTTGACCTTATTCAGGAGAAGGGCATGCTGGAGGCAGTTAAGACTATCCTCTAA
- a CDS encoding tRNA threonylcarbamoyladenosine dehydratase, with translation MENKITTMERGMQRRTELLLGKDNLEKIQKARVLIFGIGGVGSWCAEGLLRSGVRNITIVDSDRVCVTNCNRQLMATSRTIGEVKVEALRNRLLEINPDANITAYQKIYQAETADEFHMEQYDIIIDAIDSLKDKADLILRATALPKEITFISSMGAALRTDPFKVRKSEFWKVDGDPLARALRKKFKKNKTFPRRKFQCVYSEEKPMQNQGVNKACGTGGCLCPKAKLISGERGTDTAVYDAPGDQRLVEHEWCSTKAQINGSLCHITATFGMAIAGMVINHIIE, from the coding sequence ATGGAGAATAAAATAACGACAATGGAGCGGGGAATGCAGCGACGCACCGAACTGCTCCTGGGAAAGGATAATCTTGAGAAAATTCAGAAGGCAAGAGTGCTCATCTTCGGTATCGGAGGAGTAGGATCATGGTGCGCAGAAGGACTCCTGAGAAGCGGCGTGAGAAACATCACAATCGTAGACAGCGACAGGGTATGCGTAACCAACTGCAACCGCCAGCTGATGGCTACAAGCCGAACCATAGGCGAAGTGAAGGTAGAGGCGCTGCGCAACCGACTGCTCGAAATCAACCCCGATGCCAACATCACAGCCTATCAGAAAATATATCAGGCAGAAACTGCCGATGAATTCCACATGGAGCAATACGACATCATCATCGATGCCATCGACTCGCTGAAGGATAAGGCTGACCTCATTCTGCGTGCCACTGCCCTGCCTAAGGAAATCACCTTTATATCTTCTATGGGAGCTGCCCTGCGCACCGACCCCTTCAAGGTAAGAAAATCTGAATTCTGGAAGGTGGATGGAGACCCGCTGGCAAGAGCACTGCGAAAGAAATTCAAGAAGAACAAAACCTTCCCACGACGAAAATTCCAGTGCGTATACAGTGAAGAAAAGCCGATGCAGAACCAGGGGGTGAACAAAGCCTGCGGCACGGGCGGATGCCTATGCCCGAAAGCCAAACTCATTAGCGGAGAGAGGGGTACTGATACTGCCGTATATGATGCTCCGGGCGACCAGCGACTGGTAGAACACGAATGGTGCTCTACTAAGGCACAGATCAACGGTTCGCTCTGTCACATCACCGCAACCTTCGGAATGGCTATCGCAGGAATGGTCATCAACCACATCATTGAATAA